A window of the Theileria parva strain Muguga chromosome 2, complete sequence, whole genome shotgun sequence genome harbors these coding sequences:
- the TMBIM6 gene encoding Inhibitor of apoptosis-promoting Bax1 family protein, whose translation MDNFTKFHTRRPYFNVNTILDFAPLTEPQKVHLTKVYTTLAFSALVTFLSVVINGPWTILHPLFGVFLVLGSIFYIIFTKTSRNDSNYKRLVALFLFSLGLGITYRNYILQAFVFKPEIVTTALMGSIGIFGSFSLASLFMKTRMAMYLGALIFSLSNYIVMVNFANYFFRSRFVNNVTLILGLFLFVGYIAFDTQMVLREVKNGNEDYIYHAMMLYYDLFALFLELLIYLMEKEKSKSKKEKK comes from the exons atggatAACTTTACTAAATTTCATACAAGAAGGCCATACTTCAACGTTAACACAATTCTAGACTTTGCTCCTTTAACGGAGCCCCAAAAGGTCCACTTAACAAAGGTTTACACGACACTGGCCTTTTCAGCTCTCGTAACTTTTCTGTCTGTCGTGATAAACGGACCATGGACCATACTTCACCCGTTATTTGGAGTATTCTTAGTCTTGGGAAGCATATTCTACATCATCTTCACGAAAACAAGCAGAAAT gATTCTAATTATAAAAGGCTCGTCGCACTGTTCCTTTTCTCTCTAGGACTAGGAATCACTTATAGAAACTACATACTCCAGGCTTTCGTCTTCAAACCAG AAATCGTCACGACCGCACTCATGGGATCAATTGGAATTTTTGGTTCATTCTCTCTGGCATCACTCTTCATGAAAACTAGGATGGCAATGTACTTAGGAGCACTGATTTTCTCACTCTCCAACTACATCGTGATGGTCAACTTTGCGAACTACTTCTTCAGATCAAGATTCGTTAACAACGTTACGCTCATCCTAGGACTGTTTCTGTTCGTAGG GTACATTGCCTTTGATACACAAATGGTACTAAGGGAAGTGAAGAATGGAAACGAAGACTACATATACCATGCAATGATGCTTTACTATGACCTCTTTGCACTCTTCCTGGAACTACTCATATACTTAATGGAAAAAGAAAAAAGTAAATCAAAAAAAGAGAAAAAATGA